Proteins from one Limanda limanda chromosome 4, fLimLim1.1, whole genome shotgun sequence genomic window:
- the tmem51b gene encoding transmembrane protein 51b, giving the protein MCSNRSRCGGNNRANQSGSEGTSSGAHYALCALGVGLIALGIVMIVWTVIPMAGEKSDEPSKTSVNSTTLTEGEDGDEEDTDHTKSSSVAMVLVGVGAVMLLLSLCLGLRSKRRARNRPTLPVAAAGTLLNHVAGEEAADPVTFTVPSYEEVVGSNDYPVRQSNLRSSTSQLPSYEDIIAAVENEGRESTDNPTEDTPLSDSTAAPVEPCAEGAQAEPPGLTSNPSLPTRSTSRASRLLRPLRVRRIKSDKLHLKHFRIQIRTPTQNPVTIEPITPPPQYNNEMPELQ; this is encoded by the exons ATGTGTTCCAATCGCAGTCGATGTGGCGGCAACAACCGTGCCAACCAGTCCGGCTCAGAGGGCACCAGCTCAGGCGCCCACTATGCCCTGTGCGCCCTGGGAGTCGGACTGATTGCCCTGGGTATCGTCATGATTGTGTGGACTGTGATACCCATGGCTGGAGAGAAATCGGACGAGCCCTCCAAAACTTCAGTCAACTCCACCACTTTAACTGAGGGCGAGGACGGAGACGAGGAGGATACTGACCACACAAAGTCTTCGTCCGTGGCTATGGTGCTGGTCGGGGTGGGAGCAGTCATGCTGCTGTTGTCCCTTTGCCTCGGTCtgaggagcaagaggagagcACGCAACAGACCGACCCTTCCTGTGGCAGCGGCAGGAACCCTCCTGAACCACGTGGCTGGGGAAGA AGCTGCCGATCCAGTCACATTCACCGTGCCGAGCTATGAGGAGGTCGTTGGCAGTAACGACTACCCCGTCCGTCAGAGTAACCTTCGCAGCAGCACCTCCCAGCTGCCATCTTACGAGGACATCATAGCAGCCGTGGAAAATGAGGGTCGGGAGTCCACAGACAATCCCACGGAGGACACGCCTCTTAGtgactccacagcagctcccGTCGAGCCCTGTGCCGAGGGCGCCCAGGCCGAACCTCCTGGCCTGACCTCTAACCCCAGCCTGCCAACCCGTAGCACCAGCCGGGCCAGCCGCTTGCTGCGGCCCCTGCGGGTGAGGAGGATCAAGTCGGACAAATTGCACCTGAAGCACTTCCGCATCCAGATCCGTACCCCCACACAGAACCCGGTAACAATTGAACCCATCACTCCGCCACCGCagtataataatgagatgcctGAATTACAGTAG